A single genomic interval of Hafnia alvei harbors:
- a CDS encoding pyridoxal phosphate-dependent aminotransferase — protein MSPIEKSRKLDHVCYDIRGPVLKEAKRLEEEGNKVLKLNIGNPAPFGFEAPDEILVDVIRNLPTAQGYCDSKGLYSARKAIMQHYQARDIHDVTVEDIYIGNGVSELIVQSMQALLNSDDEMLVPAPDYPLWTAAVSLSGGNAVHYRCDEEADWFPDLNDIRSKITPRTRGIVIINPNNPTGAVYSKELLEEIVTIARENNLIIFADEIYDKILYDDAEHISIASLAPDLLVVTFNGLSKTYRVAGFRQGWMVLSGPKKHAKGYIEGLEMLASMRLCANVPMQHAIQTAIGGYQSINEFIQPGGRLYEQRNRAWELINEIPGVSCVKPRGALYMFPKIDAKRFNVHDDQKMVLDLLLQEKVLLVQGTAFNWPEPDHFRIVTLPRVDDLDMAIHKLGRFFSGYHQKY, from the coding sequence ATGTCCCCTATTGAAAAATCCCGCAAGCTAGATCACGTCTGCTATGACATTCGTGGGCCGGTGTTGAAAGAAGCAAAACGACTCGAAGAAGAAGGCAATAAAGTCCTGAAATTAAACATCGGCAACCCGGCACCGTTCGGTTTTGAAGCGCCTGATGAGATTCTGGTGGACGTCATTCGCAATCTGCCAACGGCTCAGGGCTACTGTGATTCCAAGGGGCTATATTCCGCGCGTAAAGCGATCATGCAGCACTATCAAGCGCGTGATATCCATGATGTTACCGTAGAAGATATCTATATTGGTAACGGTGTTTCTGAACTGATCGTGCAGTCGATGCAAGCACTGCTCAACAGCGATGACGAAATGCTGGTCCCCGCTCCAGATTACCCATTATGGACCGCCGCTGTTTCGTTATCAGGCGGCAACGCCGTGCACTATCGCTGTGACGAAGAAGCCGACTGGTTCCCCGATCTGAACGACATCCGCAGCAAAATTACCCCGCGCACGCGTGGTATCGTGATTATCAACCCGAATAACCCAACCGGTGCGGTCTACAGCAAAGAGTTGTTGGAAGAGATTGTCACCATCGCGCGTGAAAACAACCTGATCATCTTCGCCGATGAGATCTACGACAAGATCTTATATGACGATGCTGAACACATATCTATTGCCTCATTGGCACCTGACCTGCTGGTTGTCACCTTTAATGGTTTATCCAAAACCTACCGCGTGGCGGGATTCCGTCAGGGTTGGATGGTTCTGAGTGGACCGAAAAAGCATGCTAAAGGCTACATTGAAGGTCTGGAAATGCTGGCGTCGATGCGTTTATGCGCTAACGTTCCGATGCAACATGCAATTCAAACCGCTATCGGCGGCTACCAGAGCATCAATGAGTTTATCCAACCGGGCGGCCGTTTGTATGAACAGCGTAACCGTGCTTGGGAACTGATTAACGAAATCCCTGGCGTATCCTGCGTGAAACCACGCGGCGCGCTGTATATGTTCCCAAAAATCGATGCTAAGCGCTTCAACGTTCACGACGATCAAAAGATGGTTCTCGACCTGTTGCTACAAGAGAAAGTGCTATTAGTTCAAGGTACTGCTTTTAACTGGCCTGAGCCGGACCACTTCCGAATCGTCACGCTGCCACGCGTAGATGACTTAGATATGGCTATCCACAAACTGGGCCGTTTCTTCTCTGGCTACCATCAGAAATATTGA
- a CDS encoding carboxymuconolactone decarboxylase family protein — protein MKNNDNQPWISPLKKIPTVLTPIVRAQEKHYGQILNPTRWWGRFPFLFWLVAFFVGFLERRGSGVSPTLRALVMTRVSQQCDCAFCIDANSLRLAERSGSLDKVMSVQNWQAADCFDEQERAALAYADGMTATPPRIDDGLKAQLKSHFNEKAITELTALIAFQNLSARFNAALDIPSQGLCVPETAVKRKGAPRV, from the coding sequence GTGAAAAATAACGATAACCAACCGTGGATCTCACCGCTGAAAAAAATCCCTACGGTCTTAACGCCTATCGTTCGAGCACAAGAGAAACATTATGGGCAAATTTTGAACCCTACACGCTGGTGGGGGCGGTTTCCTTTTCTGTTCTGGCTGGTGGCTTTTTTCGTCGGCTTTTTGGAAAGAAGAGGCTCAGGGGTTTCACCTACGCTACGAGCGTTGGTGATGACGCGTGTATCCCAGCAGTGTGATTGTGCTTTTTGCATTGATGCTAACAGCTTGAGATTGGCCGAGCGCAGCGGCTCGCTAGATAAAGTAATGTCAGTTCAGAATTGGCAGGCAGCGGATTGTTTCGATGAGCAGGAGCGTGCAGCATTAGCGTATGCAGATGGTATGACGGCGACGCCTCCGCGAATTGATGATGGCCTGAAAGCTCAGCTGAAATCTCATTTCAATGAAAAAGCGATCACCGAACTTACGGCGCTGATTGCGTTTCAGAATTTATCAGCGCGCTTTAATGCCGCGCTGGATATTCCTTCTCAGGGGCTTTGCGTGCCTGAAACTGCGGTAAAACGTAAGGGAGCACCACGTGTTTGA
- the ackA gene encoding acetate kinase, with the protein MSKLVLVLNCGSSSLKFAIINAANGEEHLSGLAECFSLPEARIKWKMDGAKHEEALGAGAAHSEALNFIVNTILAQKPELSASLTAIGHRIVHGGEKFTESALITDEVLQGIKDAIPFAPLHNPAHLIGIAEAYKSFPNLKDKNVAVFDTAFHTTMPEESYLYALPYSLYKDHGVRRYGAHGTSHFFVSQEAAKMLNKPVEELNVITCHLGNGGSVTAVRNGKCVDTSMGLTPLEGLVMGTRSGDIDPAIIFHLHDSLGMSVEQINKLLTKESGLLGLTEVTSDCRYVEDNYETKADAKRAMDVFCHRLAKYIGAYTALMDGRLDAVVFTGGIGENAAMVRELTLDKLGLLGFEIDHERNLAARFGKSGTITKDGSRLAVVIPTNEELVIAQDASRLTA; encoded by the coding sequence ATGTCGAAGCTGGTACTGGTTCTTAACTGCGGCAGTTCATCACTGAAATTCGCTATCATCAACGCAGCCAACGGTGAAGAACACCTGTCTGGTTTAGCAGAATGTTTCAGCCTGCCTGAAGCCCGTATTAAATGGAAAATGGACGGCGCTAAGCACGAAGAAGCCTTAGGCGCTGGCGCTGCTCATAGCGAAGCCCTGAACTTCATCGTTAATACTATTCTGGCACAGAAGCCTGAACTGTCTGCATCTTTGACCGCTATCGGTCACCGTATCGTGCACGGCGGCGAGAAATTTACTGAATCAGCGCTGATTACTGATGAAGTACTGCAAGGTATTAAAGATGCGATCCCGTTTGCGCCTCTGCACAACCCTGCGCACCTGATCGGTATCGCTGAAGCGTACAAATCTTTCCCTAACCTGAAAGACAAAAACGTTGCTGTATTTGATACTGCTTTCCATACCACTATGCCGGAAGAGTCTTACCTGTACGCCCTGCCGTACAGCCTGTACAAAGACCACGGTGTACGTCGCTATGGCGCACACGGCACCAGCCACTTCTTCGTTAGCCAAGAAGCAGCGAAAATGCTGAACAAGCCAGTTGAAGAACTGAACGTGATCACTTGCCATCTGGGCAACGGTGGTTCTGTTACTGCGGTTCGTAACGGTAAATGTGTTGACACCTCTATGGGTCTGACTCCGCTGGAAGGTCTGGTAATGGGGACTCGCTCTGGCGATATCGACCCAGCTATCATCTTCCACCTGCATGACTCTCTGGGTATGAGCGTTGAGCAAATCAACAAACTGCTGACCAAAGAATCTGGCCTGTTGGGTCTGACCGAAGTCACCAGCGACTGCCGTTATGTTGAAGATAACTACGAAACCAAAGCTGACGCTAAGCGCGCAATGGACGTATTCTGCCACCGTCTGGCTAAATACATCGGTGCTTACACTGCGCTGATGGACGGTCGTCTGGACGCAGTCGTATTTACCGGCGGCATCGGTGAAAACGCAGCGATGGTACGTGAACTGACTCTGGACAAACTGGGTCTGCTGGGCTTCGAAATCGATCACGAACGCAACCTGGCTGCACGCTTCGGCAAATCTGGCACCATCACTAAAGATGGCAGCCGTCTGGCCGTGGTTATCCCAACCAACGAAGAGTTGGTTATTGCACAAGACGCCTCTCGTCTGACTGCATAA
- the yfbR gene encoding 5'-deoxynucleotidase, whose translation MSQNQSHFFAHLSRLKLISRWPLMRNVRTENVSEHSLQVAFVAHALAIIKNRKFNGNVNPERVALLAMYHDASEVLTGDMPTPIKYYNPQIAHEYKKIEKVAQQKLIEMLPPELQNDFRPLLDEHYYTEDEKLVVKQADALCAYLKCLEELSAGNNEFKLAKARLEKTLDMRSSPEMEYFMEVFIPSFSLSLDEISQDEVM comes from the coding sequence ATGAGCCAGAATCAAAGCCACTTTTTTGCCCATCTGTCCCGATTAAAACTGATTAGCCGCTGGCCGCTGATGCGCAACGTTCGCACCGAGAACGTCTCTGAACATAGTTTGCAGGTCGCGTTTGTCGCTCACGCCCTCGCCATCATTAAAAATCGCAAGTTCAATGGCAATGTTAATCCTGAACGCGTGGCGCTGCTGGCGATGTACCACGATGCAAGCGAAGTGCTGACAGGCGATATGCCTACGCCTATCAAATACTACAATCCGCAAATTGCGCACGAATACAAAAAAATTGAGAAAGTCGCGCAGCAAAAACTGATCGAAATGCTGCCACCGGAGTTACAAAACGATTTCCGCCCATTGCTGGATGAACACTACTACACCGAAGATGAGAAGTTAGTCGTTAAACAGGCTGATGCCCTGTGCGCCTATCTCAAATGTTTGGAAGAACTATCAGCCGGTAATAATGAATTTAAGCTGGCCAAAGCACGCTTAGAAAAAACATTGGATATGCGCTCAAGCCCTGAGATGGAATACTTTATGGAAGTCTTTATTCCGAGTTTTAGCCTGTCGCTGGATGAGATTAGTCAGGATGAGGTGATGTAG
- a CDS encoding YfbU family protein — MEMTNAQRLILSNQYKMMTMMDPDNAERYRRLQTIIERGFGLQMRELDRDFGELSEDTCRTIINIMEMHHALQVSFNNLKEKQDIEPRRLEFLGFDAATESRYLSYVRFMVGTEGRYTHFDSGTHGFNAQTKMWDKYQRMLSIWQSCPRQYHLSAVEIAQIINA; from the coding sequence ATGGAAATGACTAACGCGCAACGCCTGATTCTTTCTAACCAATACAAGATGATGACCATGATGGATCCGGATAACGCCGAGCGTTATCGTCGTTTACAAACCATCATCGAACGCGGTTTTGGTCTGCAGATGCGCGAACTCGATCGTGATTTTGGCGAGCTGAGCGAAGATACCTGTCGCACGATTATCAATATTATGGAAATGCACCATGCACTGCAGGTGTCTTTCAATAATTTAAAAGAAAAACAAGATATTGAGCCTCGTCGTCTTGAGTTCTTGGGCTTTGATGCGGCAACGGAATCGCGCTATCTCAGCTATGTGCGCTTTATGGTGGGTACTGAAGGGCGTTACACTCACTTCGATTCAGGTACGCATGGATTCAATGCCCAGACCAAAATGTGGGATAAATACCAGCGTATGCTGTCAATCTGGCAATCATGCCCGCGCCAGTATCATCTGAGCGCAGTGGAGATTGCACAAATTATTAACGCGTAA
- a CDS encoding rhodanese-like domain-containing protein, protein MKLSSQLATSALLLGWLQVANAATTPMTQTTLADVQSQKGAVVDTRPSAFYNGWPQSINGTSGHEAQAVNLSAGWLDVMNDQQLQQWATQHQITPDRKVALYGTAAQTAAVQTRLAKLGYADVTLLSDALAQPKRLQRMPHFEQLVYPQWIYDLQQGKAVAAKPAGEWKVIEAAWGAPKKYLISHIPNAGYIDTNDVESEPLWNKVSDDKLKALMAKQGIKHDTTVILYGRDVYAAARVAQILLYAGVKDVRLLDGGWQTWSAAGLPVERGLPKEAKPAPDFGAAIPGQPQIMLNEEQARGLLNRKDASLVSIRSWPEFTGETSGYSYIKPKGEIAGARWGHAGSDSTHMEDFHNPDGTMRSADDIAAMWKEWHITPDQHVSFYCGTGWRASETFMYARAMGWPSISVYDGGWYEWSANPKNPVATGERGPDSSWK, encoded by the coding sequence ATGAAACTCTCTTCCCAGTTAGCCACTTCGGCGCTTTTGCTCGGCTGGCTACAAGTGGCAAACGCTGCCACCACACCCATGACTCAAACCACGCTGGCCGATGTCCAATCCCAAAAAGGTGCGGTTGTTGATACTCGCCCTAGCGCATTCTACAACGGCTGGCCGCAGAGCATTAACGGCACCTCCGGCCATGAAGCTCAGGCGGTAAATCTCTCGGCTGGCTGGTTAGACGTAATGAACGATCAGCAGTTACAGCAGTGGGCAACTCAGCACCAGATCACTCCTGACCGTAAAGTGGCTCTTTACGGGACTGCAGCACAAACGGCTGCGGTACAAACACGTTTAGCTAAACTCGGCTATGCCGATGTCACGCTGCTCAGCGATGCATTAGCCCAGCCTAAGCGCTTACAGCGCATGCCGCACTTTGAACAATTAGTCTATCCACAGTGGATTTACGATCTTCAGCAGGGAAAAGCCGTTGCCGCCAAACCTGCCGGTGAATGGAAAGTGATTGAAGCTGCATGGGGCGCACCTAAAAAATACCTCATCAGCCATATTCCCAACGCGGGCTACATCGATACCAATGACGTCGAAAGTGAACCGCTATGGAATAAAGTGTCTGATGACAAACTAAAAGCGCTGATGGCCAAACAGGGCATCAAACACGATACCACCGTGATCCTATATGGCCGCGACGTCTATGCCGCCGCCCGTGTGGCGCAGATCCTACTGTATGCGGGAGTCAAAGACGTTCGCTTACTGGATGGCGGTTGGCAGACTTGGTCAGCGGCGGGATTACCGGTCGAACGCGGCCTGCCGAAAGAGGCAAAACCAGCGCCAGACTTTGGCGCAGCCATCCCTGGACAGCCTCAGATCATGCTGAATGAAGAGCAAGCGCGTGGGTTATTAAATCGTAAAGATGCTTCTTTAGTCAGCATTCGTTCATGGCCTGAATTTACCGGTGAAACCAGCGGTTACAGCTACATCAAGCCAAAAGGCGAAATTGCGGGCGCGCGTTGGGGACATGCAGGCAGCGACTCCACGCATATGGAAGATTTCCATAACCCAGACGGCACCATGCGCTCAGCAGATGATATTGCTGCGATGTGGAAAGAGTGGCATATCACGCCGGATCAACACGTTTCTTTCTACTGCGGTACCGGCTGGAGAGCATCAGAAACCTTCATGTATGCCCGTGCAATGGGCTGGCCTTCCATCAGCGTTTACGATGGCGGCTGGTATGAATGGAGCGCAAATCCTAAGAATCCCGTGGCCACCGGAGAGCGTGGTCCAGATAGTAGCTGGAAGTAA
- a CDS encoding SLC13 family permease, with amino-acid sequence MNGELLWVLTLLLIAIVLFATNKLRMDVVALLIIIAFVLSGALSLSEATAGFSDPNVILIAALFVIGDGLVRTGVAYQVGDWLVKVAGDSEAKMLVLLMITVAALGAVMSSTGVVAIFIPVVLSVAARMKISPARLLMPLSFAGLISGMMTLVATPPNMIVSSELVREGFHGLSFFSVTPVGIIVLLMGVGYMLVARNWLASGKDDNDKDSWKRRTFRDLIRDYKLTGRARRLALRSGSPLIGHTLDELHLRSRYGANVVGIERWRKFRRVMVSAIGNTELKDRDVLLIDMSDSEVDLREFCAEQMLEPMVLRGEYFSEQARDVGMAEVTIVPDSDLIGKTLSEMAFRTRYGLNVVGIRRDGVPMEGKLVNDPLQLGDILLVIGNWKQIRQLQLQPRDFIVLHLPAEVDDVAPAISQAPHALFCLALMIAMMLTDEVPNAIAALIACMLMGKFRCIDMESAYKSIHWPSLILIVGMLPFALALQKTGGITLAVDVLMDLVGGMGPRIVLLSLFVFCAVTGLFISNTATAVLMAPIAIATAHAMHLSPYPFAMIVAISASAAFMTPVSSPVNTLVMGPGNYSFGDFVKIGVPFTILVMIASVIVVPWLFPF; translated from the coding sequence GTGAACGGCGAATTATTGTGGGTTTTGACGTTATTGCTGATTGCCATTGTTCTTTTTGCTACCAACAAGTTACGCATGGATGTCGTAGCATTGCTGATCATTATTGCCTTTGTGCTCAGTGGAGCACTGTCACTGAGTGAGGCAACCGCCGGATTTAGCGATCCCAACGTTATTTTGATTGCTGCATTATTCGTTATTGGTGACGGCCTTGTTCGCACCGGTGTTGCCTATCAGGTTGGCGATTGGCTGGTGAAGGTCGCGGGCGATAGCGAAGCTAAAATGCTCGTTTTGCTGATGATCACCGTCGCGGCATTGGGGGCGGTGATGAGCTCGACGGGGGTGGTGGCCATATTCATTCCGGTGGTGCTCAGCGTGGCCGCACGGATGAAAATATCACCGGCACGTTTATTGATGCCCCTGAGTTTTGCTGGACTGATTAGCGGCATGATGACGCTGGTTGCGACGCCGCCAAACATGATCGTCAGCAGTGAATTAGTTCGTGAAGGATTTCATGGCTTAAGCTTCTTTAGCGTGACTCCGGTGGGGATTATCGTTTTGCTGATGGGCGTGGGCTACATGCTGGTGGCGAGAAATTGGCTGGCGAGTGGCAAGGACGACAACGATAAAGACAGCTGGAAACGCCGTACCTTCCGCGATCTTATTCGTGATTACAAACTCACAGGGCGAGCTCGTCGTTTGGCTTTGCGCAGTGGTTCACCGCTCATCGGCCATACGCTAGATGAGCTGCATTTGCGTAGCCGCTATGGCGCTAACGTGGTGGGAATTGAGCGCTGGCGTAAATTCCGTCGCGTGATGGTGAGTGCGATCGGTAATACCGAGCTGAAAGATCGTGATGTGTTGCTGATTGATATGTCAGATTCAGAAGTGGATTTACGCGAATTTTGTGCCGAACAGATGCTTGAGCCTATGGTACTGCGCGGCGAGTATTTTTCTGAGCAGGCACGTGACGTTGGCATGGCTGAAGTCACGATTGTGCCGGATTCCGATCTGATTGGAAAAACGCTGAGTGAAATGGCGTTCCGTACTCGCTATGGGCTTAATGTTGTCGGTATCCGCCGCGATGGCGTGCCGATGGAAGGTAAATTGGTGAATGACCCCCTCCAGCTGGGTGACATTCTACTGGTTATTGGTAATTGGAAGCAGATACGCCAGCTCCAGCTTCAACCTCGCGATTTCATTGTGTTGCATCTTCCGGCAGAAGTAGATGACGTCGCTCCGGCGATAAGTCAGGCGCCGCACGCGTTATTTTGTCTGGCGTTGATGATTGCCATGATGTTGACGGATGAAGTGCCTAACGCCATTGCTGCGCTGATTGCCTGCATGTTAATGGGCAAATTCCGCTGCATTGATATGGAAAGCGCCTATAAATCTATCCACTGGCCAAGCCTGATACTGATCGTGGGAATGCTGCCGTTTGCTTTGGCTTTACAAAAAACCGGCGGCATTACGCTGGCGGTTGATGTGCTGATGGATTTAGTCGGCGGCATGGGGCCAAGGATTGTGCTGTTGAGCCTGTTTGTATTCTGCGCGGTGACGGGGCTGTTTATTTCCAACACGGCAACCGCGGTGCTGATGGCACCGATAGCCATTGCAACGGCCCATGCTATGCATCTTTCGCCATATCCGTTTGCCATGATCGTGGCTATATCCGCGTCGGCAGCGTTTATGACACCGGTATCTTCACCGGTGAATACGCTAGTGATGGGGCCGGGGAATTACAGCTTTGGTGATTTCGTCAAAATTGGGGTGCCGTTCACTATCTTGGTGATGATTGCCAGCGTGATTGTGGTGCCGTGGTTGTTTCCGTTTTGA
- a CDS encoding sugar phosphatase: MKCKGFLFDLDGTLVDSLPVVERSWVNWAKRQGVDPQEVLDFIHGKQAITSLRHFMSCESEDRIQQEYDWLEEIESRDTDGVTALPGAKALLDRLDELNIPWAIVTSGSIPVAYARRAAGQLPKPDVFITAEQVARGKPEPDAYLLGAQKLGLAVSDCVVVEDAAAGILSGLSAGCQVIAVNAPQDAPKLDLVDLNLTSLTQIGVEKEGDYVVIHAL; this comes from the coding sequence GTGAAGTGCAAAGGTTTTTTGTTTGATTTGGATGGAACACTGGTGGATTCGCTGCCGGTCGTTGAACGCTCGTGGGTAAACTGGGCGAAACGTCAGGGCGTGGACCCACAGGAGGTTCTGGATTTTATCCACGGCAAACAAGCCATCACCTCGCTGCGGCATTTTATGTCTTGTGAGAGCGAAGATCGTATTCAACAAGAATATGATTGGTTGGAAGAAATTGAATCACGCGATACGGATGGTGTTACCGCGTTGCCCGGGGCGAAAGCGTTGCTGGATCGCTTAGATGAGCTCAACATTCCATGGGCGATCGTCACATCAGGATCGATTCCCGTGGCCTACGCCCGCCGCGCTGCAGGCCAGCTGCCAAAGCCGGATGTGTTTATCACGGCGGAGCAGGTTGCTCGCGGTAAACCTGAGCCTGATGCTTATCTACTGGGTGCGCAAAAACTGGGTCTGGCGGTGAGTGATTGCGTGGTTGTTGAAGACGCCGCGGCAGGGATCCTTTCTGGGCTGTCGGCGGGCTGTCAGGTGATCGCGGTTAATGCACCTCAGGATGCACCTAAGCTGGATTTGGTCGATCTCAACCTGACTTCGCTAACGCAAATAGGCGTTGAGAAGGAAGGGGATTACGTGGTAATCCATGCGTTATAA
- a CDS encoding CDP-alcohol phosphatidyltransferase family protein — MFDRYLHPRVKPLLNQIVIHLDRPAITPDRISLGGFVVGVLALPFLAMQWYYAALIAIVINRLCDGLDGALARRRGLSDAGGFLDIALDFLFYALVPFGFVLASPELNAVAGAWLLFAFIGTGSSFLAFAAVADKYQLENLDYPHKSFYYLGGLTEGAETILVFILFCLFPAYFPLMAWVFGGLCWFTTLTRVWGGYKTLKRVEKV, encoded by the coding sequence GTGTTTGACCGTTACTTACACCCTCGGGTTAAACCACTGCTTAATCAGATTGTAATTCATCTCGATCGTCCAGCGATCACGCCGGATCGAATAAGCCTCGGCGGATTCGTCGTTGGCGTTTTGGCTCTGCCTTTTTTGGCGATGCAGTGGTATTACGCTGCTTTAATTGCCATTGTGATTAACCGGCTATGTGATGGGCTAGATGGCGCTTTGGCGCGCAGAAGGGGCCTATCAGACGCGGGGGGCTTTTTAGATATAGCGCTGGATTTCTTGTTCTATGCACTGGTTCCGTTTGGCTTCGTGCTGGCCTCACCCGAGCTGAATGCGGTTGCGGGAGCATGGCTATTATTTGCCTTTATCGGCACCGGCAGCAGTTTTTTAGCTTTTGCGGCGGTGGCGGATAAGTATCAATTAGAAAATTTAGATTACCCGCATAAATCATTCTATTACCTTGGCGGGCTCACCGAGGGCGCGGAAACCATATTGGTGTTTATTCTTTTTTGTCTGTTCCCTGCTTATTTTCCGCTGATGGCGTGGGTGTTTGGTGGCCTGTGCTGGTTTACAACCCTTACGCGTGTTTGGGGGGGATATAAGACGTTGAAGAGAGTGGAGAAGGTTTAG
- the yfbV gene encoding terminus macrodomain insulation protein YfbV, which translates to MTSKPTGHVGWFQIFQRGQTYMKTWPSDKRLAPMFPENRIAKVTRFAVRFMPPIAIFTLTWQIALGGQLGPAIATALFACSLPMQGLWWLGKRSVTPLPPTLLQWFHEIRAKLVEAGKAQAPVEGTPTYQSLADVLQRAFKQLDKTFLDDI; encoded by the coding sequence ATGACATCTAAGCCAACCGGCCACGTAGGGTGGTTCCAGATTTTTCAACGCGGCCAGACATATATGAAGACGTGGCCGAGTGATAAACGCTTGGCACCGATGTTTCCTGAAAATCGTATTGCGAAGGTGACGCGCTTTGCCGTGCGCTTCATGCCGCCGATCGCCATTTTTACGTTAACTTGGCAGATTGCGTTGGGCGGCCAGCTTGGCCCTGCGATTGCCACGGCGCTGTTTGCCTGCAGTTTGCCGATGCAAGGGCTTTGGTGGTTAGGTAAACGTTCTGTGACGCCGTTGCCGCCAACCTTATTGCAGTGGTTTCATGAAATTCGCGCCAAGCTGGTGGAAGCAGGAAAAGCACAGGCTCCGGTGGAAGGAACGCCAACCTATCAGTCACTGGCCGATGTTTTGCAGCGCGCATTTAAACAGCTAGATAAAACGTTTTTGGATGATATTTAA